The Megalops cyprinoides isolate fMegCyp1 chromosome 19, fMegCyp1.pri, whole genome shotgun sequence genome has a window encoding:
- the LOC118793966 gene encoding piggyBac transposable element-derived protein 4-like has protein sequence MVSYRGIGIANFFRQYIPTKRHLFGMKNFVLTDVKTNYTYLWDVYTGGAYQFDRAVGIGHSAVINLLRNAGLLEKGHVVYVDNFYSSPELLRSLHRANTGACGKVRQNRRGMPPQLKTLKLKPTGPMLAVSFRDTGVVSVLSIEYDTTVIAKRARCKGPNVFRTVRKPLCVEDYNIYMGGVDRADQLCTYYEYGHRSVKWYHRFYHHVKEVALVNAFIVYQECGNPLNAVDFRKKVVEGLLQRGRSRDVQVPSLDMAVVSERLVGRHFLGQNSASKPDCKVCSSRKRTSDGKNGRKQTSFFCPDKPALCPTTCFELYHTKMVCKQ, from the coding sequence ATGGTTTCCTATCGCGGAATTGGAATCGCAAATTTTTTTAGGCAGTACATTCCGACGAAACGCCATCtttttggaatgaaaaactTTGTCCTCACTGATGTGAAAACTAACTACACGTACCTGTGGGACGTCTACACTGGAGGAGCCTATCAGTTCGATAGGGCTGTGGGCATAGGCCATTCTGCCGTTATCAATCTCCTCAGAAATGCTGGACTGCTGGAGAAGGGTCATGTTGTTTACGTGGACAACTTTTATTCCTCACCTGAACTGCTTCGGAGCCTTCATAGGGCAAACACAGGGGCATGTGGAAAAGTACGCCAAAACCGCAGAGGAATGCCTCCCCAGCTGAAGACCCTGAAGCTAAAGCCAACAGGCCCAATGCTAGCAGTGTCATTTCGTGACACAGGAGTTGTCAGTGTTTTGTCAATAGAGTATGACACTACAGTTATAGCAAAAAGAGCAAGGTGTAAGGGGCCCAATGTTTTTAGGACTGTGAGAAAACCACTTTGTGTGGAAgattataatatttacatgggTGGTGTGGACAGAGCAGACCAGCTCTGCACCTACTATGAATATGGACACCGCAGTGTGAAGTGGTACCACCGGTTCTACCACCATGTGAAAGAAGTGGCATTAGTGAATGCTTTTATTGTGTACCAGGAGTGTGGCAACCCATTGAATGCTGTGGATTTCAGGAAGAAAGTGGTGGAGGGGCTTTTGCAGAGAGGGAGGTCCAGGGATGTGCAGGTGCCATCACTTGACATGGCAGTAGTATCTGAACGTCTGGTGGGGCGACACTTCTTGGGGCAGAACTCGGCATCTAAGCCAGACTGCAAAGTCTGCTCTTCTAGGAAGAGGACCAGTGATGGGAAGAATGGAAGGAAACAGACATCTTTCTTTTGCCCAGACAAACCTGCCCTGTGCCCCACCACATGCTTTGAGCTGTACCACACCAAGATGGTCTGCAAACAGTGA